A portion of the Pseudopipra pipra isolate bDixPip1 chromosome 1, bDixPip1.hap1, whole genome shotgun sequence genome contains these proteins:
- the EVX1 gene encoding homeobox even-skipped homolog protein 1: METRKEMVMFLEGTTLGALVGKRVPNLSEAVGSPAPEPQEKMIHRNCLSPRPGPLSSRERGGGGGGGGEDEEEVEVLPGTGTVPESRSAAAALLSAGQQPPAPEPPSSKGQQSSSDTESDFYEEIEVSCTPDCATGSAEYQHSKGPCSEALAGSPSGGGDHPKGSGGSGGSQGSLACSASDQMRRYRTAFTREQIARLEKEFYRENYVSRPRRCELAAALNLPETTIKVWFQNRRMKDKRQRLAMTWPHPADPAFYTYMMSHAAATGNLPYPFPSHLPLPYYSHMGIGATSASAATPFSTPLRPLDTFRVLSHPYPRPELLCAFRHPSLYPAPTHGLSSAGSNPCSCLACHSGQSNGLAQRPSGSDFTCSATTRTDSFLTFTPSVLSKATSVSMDQREEVPLTR; encoded by the exons ATGGAAACGAGGAAGGAGATGGTGATGTTTCTGGAGGGGACAACTCTTGGCGCTCTAGTTGGCAAGAGGGTGCCTAATTTGTCCGAAGCAGTGGGGAGCCCCGCTCCGGAGCCGCAGGAGAAGATGATCCATCGGAACTGCCTCAGCCCCAGACCTGGCCCCTTGTCGTCCcgggagagaggaggaggaggaggtggcgGAGGAGAAGACGAAGAGGAGGTGGAGGTgctgccagggacagggacggTGCCGGAGAGCCGCTCGGCGGCGGCAGCACTGCTTTCGGCCGGACAGCAGCCCCCCGCGCCGGAGCCCCCCTCCAGCaaagggcagcagagcagctcggACACTGAGTCGGATTTCTATGAGGAAATCGAGGTGAGCTGCACCCCGGACTGCGCCACGGGGAGCGCCGAGTACCAGCACAGCAAAG GGCCGTGCTCCGAGGCGTTGGCCGGCAGCCCCAGCGGCGGGGGGGATCACCCCAAGGGCAGCGGAGGCAGCGGAGGCTCCCAGGGCTCACTCGCCTGCAGCGCCAGCGACCAGATGCGCCGGTACCGCACCGCCTTCACCCGCGAGCAGATCGCCCGTCTGGAGAAGGAGTTTTACCGGGAAAATTACGTGTCCAGGCCCCGGAGATGTGAGCTGGCGGCTGCTCTAAATCTGCCAGAAACCACCATCAAG GTTTGGTTCCAGAACCGCAGGATGAAGGACAAGCGGCAGCGCCTGGCCATGACCTGGCCTCACCCGGCCGACCCGGCGTTTTATACCTACATGATGAGCCACGCAGCGGCCACCGGGAACCTACCGTATCCATTCCCGTCCCACCTGCCCCTGCCCTACTACTCCCACATGGGCATCGGCGCCACATCGGCCTCTGCCGCCACCCCCTTCAGTACCCCCCTGAGGCCGCTGGACACCTTCAGGGTCCTCTCCCATCCCTACCCGAGACCAGAACTGCTGTGCGCCTTCAGGCATCCCTCTCTCTACCCTGCCCCAACTCATGGACTCAGCAGCGCCGGGAGCaacccctgctcctgcctggcttGCCACAGCGGCCAGTCCAACGGGCTGGCGCAGAGACCCTCTGGATCAGACTTTACCTGTTCTGCCACAACCAGGACTGACTCCTTCCTGACTTTCACGCCCTCTGTGCTGAGCAAAGCCACCTCAGTTTCCATGGACCAGCGAGAAGAAGTACCTTTAACGAGATAA